A window from Aliamphritea hakodatensis encodes these proteins:
- a CDS encoding ABC transporter substrate-binding protein has translation MKFTTFAKAAALAAGVFCTAAQAADQTYIATTAIVEHPALDSVRAGIKDSLMENGYNEENLKFTFESAQGSPATAAQIARKMIGSEPDLIVAIATPSAQAAVSASENIPVIFSVVTDPLGAKLVSNVEQPGGNVTGLSDMLPLAQQLELLQEIMPGLKTLGVPYNPGEPNAVSSVEALKVIAKEKGIKIIEAPAPKSSDVALASQKLIGKADAIYCPIDNTIISALEAVVKTGIDGQIPVFAADTDSVARGAIAALGFNYYDLGKQTGELVLRVLNGEKAGDIPVKFAEGTNLAINPKMAARMGIEIPASVTERATQVIE, from the coding sequence ATGAAATTCACCACATTTGCCAAGGCTGCTGCTTTGGCAGCCGGCGTATTCTGCACTGCTGCACAGGCAGCTGATCAGACCTACATTGCGACCACCGCTATTGTTGAACACCCGGCACTGGATTCAGTTCGCGCAGGCATTAAAGACAGCCTGATGGAAAACGGCTATAACGAAGAAAACCTTAAGTTTACCTTTGAAAGCGCACAGGGCAGCCCGGCAACTGCCGCTCAGATCGCCCGTAAAATGATCGGTTCAGAACCTGATCTGATCGTTGCCATTGCCACCCCTTCTGCTCAGGCAGCGGTGTCTGCCAGCGAAAATATCCCGGTTATCTTTTCAGTTGTAACTGACCCACTGGGCGCCAAGCTCGTCAGCAATGTTGAACAGCCGGGCGGCAACGTCACCGGTCTGTCTGACATGCTGCCACTGGCACAGCAACTGGAACTGCTGCAGGAAATCATGCCGGGCCTGAAAACTCTGGGTGTGCCATACAACCCGGGTGAGCCAAACGCCGTTTCCAGCGTTGAAGCACTGAAGGTTATTGCCAAAGAAAAAGGCATCAAAATCATTGAAGCCCCGGCCCCTAAATCATCAGATGTGGCCCTGGCCAGCCAAAAGCTGATCGGTAAAGCCGATGCAATTTACTGCCCGATCGATAACACCATTATTTCGGCACTGGAAGCGGTTGTTAAAACCGGTATCGACGGCCAGATCCCGGTATTCGCTGCCGATACTGACTCCGTTGCCCGCGGTGCAATCGCTGCGCTGGGTTTCAACTATTACGATCTGGGTAAACAGACCGGTGAACTGGTTCTGCGTGTTCTGAACGGCGAAAAAGCCGGCGACATCCCGGTTAAGTTTGCTGAAGGGACTAACCTGGCAATCAACCCGAAAATGGCAGCGCGCATGGGTATCGAAATCCCTGCCAGCGTTACCGAACGTGCGACCCAAGTGATCGAGTAA
- a CDS encoding ABC transporter permease, which produces MSLFSFMGTLEIGLIFGLVAMGVYLTFRVLDFPDLTVDGSFTLGAAVTAALIVSGINPYLSTLAGCLAGAAAGVVTAWLNLRFNILHLLASILTMTALYTINLRVMGKPNLALITDPTVLTPFEGLGLPNMYMKPLFVGFCVIAVGILLALFLKTQYGLAMRAVGANKRMAQANGIVVKEKVYAGLALSNGLVALAGALFAQTNGFADSTMGIGTIVVGLAAVIVGETLLSSRKMLIIICSCIVGSILYRLAIGFALNADFLGFNASDLNLITALLVGLALVLPQLRKEWKAKQAAIKANGGDA; this is translated from the coding sequence ATGTCTTTATTTTCATTCATGGGTACCCTGGAGATCGGCCTGATATTCGGGCTGGTCGCCATGGGCGTGTATCTGACGTTCCGGGTGCTGGACTTCCCGGACCTGACGGTAGACGGCAGTTTTACCCTGGGCGCAGCGGTCACCGCTGCCCTGATCGTTTCTGGTATCAACCCTTACCTGTCTACGCTGGCCGGCTGTCTGGCCGGTGCGGCAGCCGGTGTTGTGACCGCCTGGCTTAACCTGCGGTTTAACATTCTGCACCTGCTGGCCAGTATCCTGACCATGACGGCGCTGTACACCATCAACCTGCGGGTGATGGGTAAGCCTAATCTGGCGCTGATCACCGACCCGACAGTACTGACCCCGTTTGAAGGCCTTGGCCTGCCAAATATGTACATGAAGCCGCTTTTCGTGGGCTTCTGTGTCATTGCCGTGGGCATTCTGCTGGCGCTGTTCCTGAAAACCCAGTACGGCCTCGCAATGCGGGCTGTGGGGGCGAACAAACGGATGGCACAGGCCAACGGCATTGTAGTGAAGGAAAAGGTCTACGCAGGCCTCGCTCTGTCGAACGGTCTGGTGGCTCTGGCCGGTGCCCTGTTTGCCCAAACCAACGGTTTTGCTGATTCAACCATGGGTATCGGCACCATCGTTGTAGGTCTGGCGGCGGTAATCGTCGGTGAAACCCTGCTCAGCAGCCGTAAAATGCTGATTATCATCTGCAGCTGCATTGTTGGCTCTATTCTCTACCGGCTCGCCATTGGCTTCGCGCTGAATGCTGACTTCCTGGGCTTTAACGCCTCGGACCTGAACCTGATCACCGCCCTGTTGGTGGGTCTGGCGCTGGTACTGCCACAGCTGCGTAAAGAATGGAAAGCCAAACAGGCCGCAATTAAAGCCAATGGAGGTGACGCATGA
- a CDS encoding ABC transporter ATP-binding protein, translated as MIRCEQLRVTFNAGLPTEKKALRGVNLEIPQGEFVTVIGSNGAGKSTLLNAVAGDIPASGGKILFGDKDVTKIPATGRTKEVARVFQDPLAGTCATMTVEENMALAYGRGSRGKLSFALNDKLRQIFREQLSRLNLGLENRLDSEMGLLSGGQRQSVSLLMSALQPSSILLLDEHTAALDPKTAALIMDISAQIIAEKQLTVMMVTHSMRQALDFGSRTLMLHEGKIVFDLSGEDRGNYEVSDLLELFAKARGGDEALDDDKLLLGS; from the coding sequence ATGATCCGCTGTGAACAACTCCGGGTAACCTTTAACGCTGGCCTGCCCACCGAGAAGAAAGCCCTGCGGGGGGTTAATCTTGAAATCCCTCAGGGAGAATTCGTCACGGTTATCGGCTCCAACGGGGCGGGTAAATCCACCCTGCTGAACGCCGTGGCCGGCGACATTCCCGCCAGCGGTGGCAAGATTCTGTTCGGCGATAAAGACGTTACTAAAATCCCGGCAACCGGGCGTACCAAAGAAGTTGCCCGGGTATTTCAGGACCCGCTGGCAGGCACCTGCGCCACCATGACGGTTGAAGAGAACATGGCCCTGGCTTATGGCCGCGGCTCACGGGGCAAGCTGTCATTCGCCCTGAATGACAAACTGCGGCAGATCTTCCGCGAGCAGTTAAGCCGCCTGAACCTGGGGCTGGAGAACCGTCTCGATTCAGAAATGGGGCTGCTGTCAGGCGGACAGCGACAGTCTGTCAGCCTGCTGATGTCTGCGCTTCAGCCAAGCAGCATTCTGTTACTGGACGAGCACACTGCTGCCCTTGATCCGAAGACCGCAGCACTGATTATGGACATCAGCGCGCAGATCATCGCAGAAAAGCAGCTCACGGTTATGATGGTCACCCACTCTATGCGACAGGCACTGGATTTCGGCAGCCGTACCCTGATGCTGCATGAAGGCAAAATTGTCTTTGACCTTTCCGGTGAAGACCGCGGCAATTATGAAGTCAGCGACCTGCTTGAACTGTTCGCCAAAGCCCGTGGCGGTGATGAAGCACTGGACGATGACAAACTGCTGCTCGGCAGTTAA
- a CDS encoding AraC family transcriptional regulator: MATIFQHTQTNILVIPQALFDMQDIRVISHHQNSAILHKSLQQDLTDIEFYTNTPCLIYIENGREVITGSDNKTTELLAGDAVFIPQGLNLHSDFVRQTESLKAYLVFFDDRIIHSFLSQTQYRNSESSTQPALCVLADNPHLEAFFTSLHSHIGEPGYLSAKLHELLYLLTDNHDKATLFTSLSAVSTAPPKRNLTRLLSQQDIIRLSVSDLASLSGRSLSSFNRDFKQIYNMPPKQWLQEKRLSCAKDLLEQQEMSVTDTALNVGYDNVSNFIRAFKRQYGTTPKQHKATN; the protein is encoded by the coding sequence ATGGCAACCATCTTTCAGCATACTCAGACGAATATTCTGGTGATTCCTCAGGCCCTGTTTGATATGCAGGATATCCGGGTAATCAGCCACCATCAGAACTCAGCCATCCTGCATAAATCCCTGCAGCAGGATCTGACCGACATTGAGTTTTATACCAACACTCCCTGCCTTATCTACATTGAAAATGGCCGCGAAGTCATCACCGGCAGTGATAACAAAACCACCGAACTGCTGGCAGGCGATGCGGTATTTATTCCTCAGGGTTTGAACCTGCATTCCGATTTCGTCAGACAGACCGAATCCCTGAAAGCTTATCTGGTGTTCTTTGATGACCGTATCATCCACAGTTTCCTGAGTCAGACACAGTACCGTAACAGTGAAAGCAGTACCCAACCGGCCCTGTGTGTATTAGCCGACAATCCCCATTTAGAAGCTTTTTTCACCTCACTTCACAGCCATATCGGCGAACCGGGTTACCTCAGTGCCAAACTCCACGAACTGTTATATCTGCTGACCGACAACCATGATAAGGCCACTCTGTTCACCAGCCTGTCAGCCGTCAGTACCGCCCCTCCAAAGCGTAATCTGACGCGCCTGCTCAGCCAGCAGGACATCATCCGCTTAAGTGTCAGTGATCTTGCCAGCCTGTCCGGCAGAAGCCTGTCCAGCTTCAACCGTGACTTTAAGCAAATCTATAACATGCCACCGAAACAATGGTTGCAGGAAAAACGTCTCAGCTGCGCAAAAGATTTACTGGAACAACAGGAAATGTCAGTGACAGACACCGCCCTGAACGTCGGCTATGACAATGTGTCTAACTTTATCCGGGCATTCAAGCGCCAGTACGGAACGACGCCTAAACAACACAAAGCCACAAATTAA
- a CDS encoding putative quinol monooxygenase has protein sequence MTVRVTLNCAIKPEKYPELETFLAANLPGVREFQGNLQVKVLINAEHTEILLDEEWHSVESHQAYLEFIKNNGVLAQLQAFLKAPPDIGYFQALAI, from the coding sequence ATGACTGTCAGAGTCACGCTTAACTGCGCCATCAAACCTGAAAAATACCCGGAACTGGAGACGTTTCTTGCAGCAAACCTGCCGGGCGTACGGGAATTTCAGGGTAACCTTCAGGTTAAAGTGCTGATAAACGCTGAACATACAGAAATACTGCTGGACGAAGAATGGCACTCGGTTGAAAGCCATCAGGCCTATCTTGAATTCATCAAGAACAACGGTGTACTGGCTCAGTTACAGGCCTTCCTGAAGGCCCCGCCAGATATAGGTTACTTCCAGGCTCTGGCAATCTGA
- a CDS encoding GNAT family N-acetyltransferase, translating to MSICGWRYWLRLILPYQGFSGGQAVNCLFETERLTVSEFVAADTEAGERAFLNQVISVLTPAVAENLPDYFHGINTSQTAGEWLERMLAESRLFTVAHQQSPDLAGFIFVYGSDASNVHLGYLLKESEWGKGLASEMLTGFIDYAGEETAWEVLIAGVDPANVASAGLLKKLNFIRQPVADEGSHFYHYLFNR from the coding sequence TTGAGCATTTGCGGCTGGAGATACTGGCTGCGGTTGATTTTGCCATATCAGGGATTTAGCGGAGGTCAGGCTGTGAATTGTCTTTTTGAAACAGAGCGCCTGACGGTGAGCGAATTTGTTGCTGCTGACACTGAAGCAGGTGAAAGGGCTTTTTTAAATCAGGTCATCAGTGTACTTACCCCGGCGGTTGCAGAGAATCTGCCGGATTATTTTCACGGGATAAACACTTCGCAAACGGCAGGTGAATGGCTTGAAAGAATGCTGGCCGAAAGCCGGTTGTTTACCGTTGCGCATCAACAATCTCCTGATTTGGCAGGGTTTATATTTGTGTACGGTTCAGACGCCTCCAATGTGCATCTTGGCTATCTTCTTAAAGAGTCGGAATGGGGCAAAGGGCTGGCCAGTGAAATGCTCACCGGGTTTATCGACTATGCCGGGGAGGAAACTGCCTGGGAAGTACTCATTGCCGGAGTTGATCCGGCGAATGTGGCATCTGCAGGCTTGCTCAAAAAGCTAAATTTCATTCGTCAGCCAGTGGCGGACGAAGGTTCGCATTTTTATCACTATCTTTTTAACCGGTAA
- a CDS encoding CcdB family protein gives MAQFDVYLNPSEQSRKRFPFLVDVQSNVLNDLNTRIVIPMGYSEHFSEKPLNRLTPEITYEGISYLLLTPQLSSVSEKILRQPLGTLEHLRLEILAAVDFAISGI, from the coding sequence ATGGCGCAGTTCGATGTTTACCTTAATCCGTCTGAACAGAGCAGGAAGCGTTTTCCGTTTCTGGTGGATGTGCAAAGTAATGTCCTTAATGATCTGAATACCCGAATCGTGATTCCTATGGGGTATAGCGAGCATTTCAGCGAGAAGCCGCTTAACAGGTTAACCCCGGAAATCACTTACGAAGGTATTTCATATCTGTTGCTAACGCCTCAGTTATCATCAGTGTCAGAAAAAATTCTCCGGCAACCGTTGGGAACACTTGAGCATTTGCGGCTGGAGATACTGGCTGCGGTTGATTTTGCCATATCAGGGATTTAG
- a CDS encoding type II toxin-antitoxin system CcdA family antitoxin, producing MQPLYDELARKKATNLSINSDLLEKSRALNINLSATLEKALREQLALAEADCWRDENQKAIQVYNAVVDEHGCFGDEFREF from the coding sequence ATGCAGCCTTTATATGACGAGTTAGCGCGGAAGAAAGCGACTAATCTGAGCATTAACAGTGATTTGCTGGAAAAGTCCCGGGCGTTAAATATTAACTTATCAGCCACGCTGGAAAAGGCATTACGTGAGCAGTTGGCGCTGGCTGAGGCTGATTGCTGGCGGGATGAAAACCAAAAGGCGATTCAGGTATATAATGCTGTCGTTGACGAACACGGATGTTTCGGAGATGAATTCAGGGAGTTTTGA
- a CDS encoding LysE family translocator encodes MQPDTWLAYALACTLLSLIPGPSVLLTTGVALTRSLSAAFMCIAGGTVGSAILIILSLLGVSAILETSAMLFMAVKWAGVIYLAYLGISQIKQARQTEVTAAAASDTAVKNSFVSGFFTALLNPKSIVFYMAFLSQFFDPSGNHLLQYSVLILTALASAALVLTGYALLATSAKALLANKQAQRKINYLSGGFYLSSSAIMAATK; translated from the coding sequence ATGCAACCTGATACATGGCTCGCCTATGCACTTGCCTGCACCCTTCTTTCACTGATTCCTGGCCCCAGTGTTTTACTCACCACAGGGGTTGCCCTGACCAGAAGCCTGAGCGCGGCGTTCATGTGCATTGCCGGTGGCACAGTTGGCAGCGCGATTCTGATTATCTTATCCCTGTTGGGTGTCAGTGCTATTCTTGAAACTTCAGCGATGTTATTTATGGCGGTGAAATGGGCTGGGGTTATCTACCTGGCATATCTTGGTATTAGCCAGATAAAACAGGCAAGACAGACTGAAGTAACGGCCGCAGCAGCTTCTGATACAGCCGTAAAAAACAGTTTTGTATCCGGTTTCTTCACTGCATTGCTAAATCCGAAATCAATTGTATTTTACATGGCGTTTCTCAGTCAGTTTTTCGATCCTTCCGGGAATCACTTGTTACAATATTCCGTACTGATACTGACAGCACTTGCCTCTGCCGCGCTGGTATTAACCGGCTACGCACTGCTTGCAACCAGCGCAAAAGCCCTGTTAGCTAACAAACAAGCACAACGTAAAATAAACTACTTAAGTGGCGGCTTCTATCTGAGCAGCAGCGCTATAATGGCCGCTACAAAATAA
- a CDS encoding TfoX/Sxy family DNA transformation protein: MDSPYPKALKRLRDLNGFGPRSEEILAEVDIHTVEEFMATDPYELYARIKPMKGMGMNSIYAIIGARENQHWLDVAKTRKTEILMRLDDLGLAPK, translated from the coding sequence ATGGACTCCCCCTACCCTAAAGCGCTCAAACGGCTCCGCGACCTGAATGGCTTCGGCCCCCGCAGTGAAGAAATACTGGCAGAGGTGGATATTCATACGGTTGAAGAATTCATGGCCACCGACCCTTACGAGCTCTACGCCAGAATCAAACCGATGAAAGGCATGGGCATGAATTCGATTTACGCCATTATAGGTGCACGGGAAAACCAGCACTGGCTGGATGTGGCCAAAACCCGTAAAACAGAAATTCTGATGCGGCTGGATGATCTGGGGCTGGCGCCTAAGTAG
- a CDS encoding AraC family transcriptional regulator encodes MECISKAWKPHDFKDISLFKASFKQFQYTKHWHDELAIGIILEGTEGIDYCGNKLTTGKGEVIALNPSEVHTGFTCDEQGWSYRMFYFDMDFLADTLDSIHYKGQPFIEHPIISDKYIYKALIQLHQSFENTCFTLSRETLLLETLQSLYSRYGSNKNRSGKYNFDSYKNAQVRQFLHDDFAQNISLDDLCQLTGMKKHQIIRNFKSEFNITPHQYMIITKINQVKKLLDQNENITEASLKCGFFDLSHMSRNFKKVFGVSPGIYKNGLSYS; translated from the coding sequence ATGGAATGCATATCAAAAGCATGGAAGCCTCATGATTTCAAAGATATTTCTTTATTTAAAGCCTCTTTTAAACAGTTTCAGTACACTAAACACTGGCACGATGAACTGGCGATCGGCATCATTCTCGAAGGGACGGAAGGTATAGATTATTGTGGAAATAAACTGACCACCGGCAAGGGAGAAGTTATTGCACTGAATCCCTCTGAGGTTCATACCGGATTCACCTGTGATGAACAGGGCTGGAGCTACCGGATGTTCTATTTCGACATGGATTTTCTGGCAGACACGCTCGACAGTATTCATTATAAAGGGCAGCCCTTTATTGAACACCCCATCATTTCAGACAAATACATATATAAAGCGCTGATACAGCTACACCAGTCATTTGAAAACACCTGCTTTACCCTATCCAGAGAAACACTATTGCTGGAAACATTACAGAGCCTGTATTCCAGATACGGCAGTAATAAAAACAGGTCGGGCAAATATAATTTTGATTCTTATAAGAACGCGCAGGTACGGCAGTTTTTACATGATGATTTTGCGCAGAATATTTCACTGGATGATCTATGCCAACTGACCGGGATGAAAAAACATCAGATAATACGTAACTTTAAATCAGAGTTTAATATCACACCTCATCAGTACATGATTATTACCAAGATAAATCAGGTAAAGAAGCTGCTCGATCAGAACGAGAACATCACCGAAGCGTCTTTAAAATGCGGCTTTTTCGACCTGAGTCATATGAGCAGAAATTTTAAAAAAGTATTCGGTGTGTCCCCGGGTATCTATAAAAACGGTCTTAGCTACTCTTAA
- a CDS encoding LysE family translocator — protein MQYELVALIAMLTSVIGTPGPNNIVLFASGLGRGYRRTLPLLLAINAGVTGIVFAAYLGASYLSKWIPVIEEYLVWVAFTFLIYMAYSMWPKNETVATEKRDEVTLPALNMFFFQVFNPKIWVIALGVISTFHATVDLLTICIVTLIVGIVLNSLWVIMGGIANSISDTSERNISKTGSLLMLLTAVYFFVY, from the coding sequence GTGCAGTATGAGCTGGTAGCACTGATCGCAATGCTAACGTCGGTGATCGGTACGCCGGGGCCAAATAACATCGTGTTGTTTGCTTCCGGCCTGGGCCGGGGATACCGCAGAACCCTTCCTTTATTGCTGGCGATTAATGCCGGGGTAACCGGCATTGTGTTCGCGGCATATCTGGGGGCGTCATACCTCAGTAAATGGATACCCGTCATCGAAGAATATCTGGTTTGGGTTGCCTTCACTTTTCTGATCTATATGGCTTACTCCATGTGGCCGAAGAATGAAACTGTCGCAACAGAAAAGCGGGATGAAGTGACTCTGCCGGCGTTGAATATGTTCTTCTTTCAGGTCTTTAATCCCAAAATATGGGTGATAGCACTGGGCGTAATTTCCACGTTTCATGCAACGGTTGATTTACTGACGATTTGTATTGTTACCCTGATTGTGGGCATCGTGCTGAATAGCCTGTGGGTGATTATGGGCGGGATCGCAAACAGTATCAGTGATACCTCTGAGCGCAATATATCGAAAACAGGTTCGTTGCTGATGTTGCTGACAGCGGTTTACTTTTTCGTTTACTGA
- a CDS encoding SidA/IucD/PvdA family monooxygenase, with protein sequence MKNTYDLIGIGFGPANISLAAFLEEEQPDVKALFLEKRNNFVWQEEMLFENALDIHSNIQNIPHRDLATPRSPRSRYTFMNYLHEQGRLFQHLNMDLMMPMRPEYAKYIKWCADELSAQTQTGVNIDSIEYVEGADIFKVSSSNGEEWHTRNVVLGHGREPSIPEVFRPHLGENVFHFTRYKSSVKSLYNKGARKIAIVGSSQTAAELLLHTTKEYEDLEVHIIMRRFAFPLKDTSPFMSEIYFPEFTDLYYRADSDLKKRIDQDVYRTNYGAADMDVIEEVYRQIYHDQLRGCNRIKMHRLSDITQVSVDGANVIIDIDNNMEGSSYSEVFDGVVIATGFVNYGSAAGEINIPPLLSNVIQLLEIKDNSVSITGAYELETVKSSACRIFLNGLSESSHGMGDAGSLSLASLRSATIATKILEKTVPEEELSCAV encoded by the coding sequence ATGAAAAATACATATGATTTAATCGGTATCGGTTTTGGACCGGCAAATATTTCTTTAGCCGCATTTTTGGAAGAAGAACAACCGGATGTGAAAGCGTTATTTCTTGAAAAGAGAAATAATTTTGTCTGGCAGGAAGAAATGTTGTTTGAAAACGCTCTGGATATTCATTCCAATATTCAGAATATTCCACACCGGGATTTGGCAACTCCGAGAAGCCCTCGCAGCAGATATACATTTATGAATTACCTGCATGAGCAGGGCAGGCTGTTTCAACACCTGAATATGGACCTGATGATGCCAATGCGGCCTGAATACGCAAAGTATATTAAGTGGTGCGCAGATGAATTATCTGCACAGACACAAACAGGGGTTAACATTGATAGCATTGAATATGTAGAAGGTGCTGATATCTTTAAAGTTTCCTCTTCAAACGGTGAAGAGTGGCACACCAGAAATGTTGTCCTTGGGCATGGCCGGGAACCAAGTATACCTGAGGTGTTTCGTCCCCACCTGGGGGAGAATGTTTTTCATTTCACCCGTTATAAAAGCTCTGTTAAAAGTCTTTATAACAAAGGTGCCAGAAAAATTGCGATTGTCGGCAGCAGTCAGACAGCTGCTGAGCTTCTTCTGCATACAACAAAAGAGTATGAAGATTTAGAGGTTCATATAATCATGCGCCGGTTTGCCTTTCCGCTGAAGGATACCAGCCCTTTTATGAGTGAAATTTATTTCCCAGAATTTACTGACCTGTATTACCGGGCTGACAGCGATCTGAAAAAACGTATTGATCAGGATGTTTACCGAACCAATTATGGCGCTGCAGATATGGATGTCATTGAGGAGGTTTACCGACAAATTTATCATGATCAGCTGCGTGGCTGTAACAGAATCAAAATGCACCGGTTAAGCGATATAACACAGGTGAGTGTGGACGGGGCAAATGTCATCATTGATATTGACAATAACATGGAAGGTTCATCTTACTCTGAAGTGTTTGACGGCGTAGTGATTGCGACCGGCTTTGTTAACTATGGCAGTGCTGCCGGAGAAATTAACATTCCGCCACTGCTTTCCAACGTAATTCAGTTGTTGGAGATAAAAGACAACAGTGTGTCCATTACCGGTGCCTACGAACTGGAAACAGTGAAAAGTTCAGCTTGTCGTATCTTCCTGAACGGCCTCAGTGAAAGCAGTCACGGAATGGGGGATGCCGGATCACTTAGTCTTGCGTCATTACGTTCAGCTACCATTGCAACAAAAATACTGGAAAAGACTGTGCCGGAAGAGGAACTAAGCTGTGCAGTATGA
- the ectB gene encoding diaminobutyrate--2-oxoglutarate transaminase: MYLYKEVESVVRGYCRSFPIELKEAKGSIVKDSGGVEYLDFLMGCGSLNYGHNDPDLKQQLLEYIGSDGVAMSLDFYSTAKTDFLFAFNQLILKPRNLQYKVQFTGPTGANAIEAAVKLAKKVTGRSDVITFTNGFHGCSLGALSLTGNKFNRGSQHNQLPSVLRLPYDNYNAADAAIFLDYVRTAVGDPSSGIDAPAAIVVECIQGEGGLNVASADWLKKIRHLADALGCLLIVDDIQAGCGRSGDFFSFEFADIRPDIVTLAKSISGFGLPMSLVLINPVYDSWSPAEHNGTFRGNNHAFVTATAALKKYWSDASVLQRFRTNALYLENKVQTLCDTYTLGFKGKGMMLGIDLYNSEDAHQVQKYCFENKLIVERCGPFDEVLKFLPALNVSREEIDQAINTVQRSVEHMLAKKYQRVGNNSVLQEVVA; the protein is encoded by the coding sequence ATGTATCTATACAAAGAGGTTGAATCTGTTGTGAGAGGATATTGCCGTTCCTTTCCGATAGAGCTAAAAGAAGCGAAAGGTTCAATTGTTAAGGATTCAGGTGGCGTTGAATATCTGGATTTTCTAATGGGCTGCGGCAGCTTAAATTATGGCCATAACGATCCTGATTTAAAACAACAGCTTTTAGAATATATAGGTTCGGATGGTGTCGCCATGAGTCTGGACTTTTATTCAACCGCGAAGACGGACTTCTTGTTTGCATTCAATCAACTGATACTGAAACCGAGAAACCTGCAATATAAGGTTCAGTTCACCGGGCCGACAGGTGCAAATGCAATTGAAGCGGCGGTTAAACTGGCTAAAAAAGTCACTGGTCGCAGTGACGTAATTACTTTCACTAACGGATTTCATGGCTGTAGCCTCGGTGCGTTATCGCTAACCGGTAACAAATTTAACCGTGGTTCTCAGCATAACCAACTCCCCAGCGTGCTACGGCTCCCTTACGATAACTATAATGCGGCTGATGCAGCCATATTTCTGGACTATGTTCGCACGGCGGTGGGGGACCCCTCCAGCGGCATTGATGCTCCGGCGGCAATCGTCGTGGAATGTATACAGGGCGAAGGGGGACTAAACGTTGCTTCAGCTGACTGGCTTAAAAAAATACGCCATTTAGCAGATGCACTCGGATGCCTGCTGATTGTTGATGACATTCAGGCAGGATGTGGCCGTTCCGGCGACTTTTTCAGTTTTGAATTTGCCGACATCCGGCCTGATATCGTCACACTGGCAAAATCGATCTCAGGTTTTGGCCTGCCTATGTCACTGGTGCTGATCAATCCTGTTTACGACAGCTGGTCTCCTGCCGAACATAACGGCACATTCAGAGGCAATAATCACGCATTTGTAACCGCAACCGCAGCATTAAAAAAGTACTGGTCTGATGCGTCAGTTTTACAGCGGTTCCGTACCAATGCCCTCTATTTAGAAAATAAAGTACAAACGCTTTGCGATACCTACACCCTGGGCTTTAAAGGTAAAGGGATGATGCTGGGGATCGATTTGTATAACTCAGAAGATGCTCATCAGGTTCAGAAGTATTGTTTTGAAAATAAACTCATTGTTGAACGCTGCGGCCCTTTTGATGAAGTACTTAAATTTTTACCGGCACTTAACGTCAGCAGGGAAGAAATTGATCAGGCTATTAATACTGTTCAGCGCTCGGTTGAGCATATGCTGGCAAAAAAATATCAGCGTGTTGGTAATAACTCAGTTTTACAGGAAGTGGTTGCATAA
- a CDS encoding GNAT family N-acetyltransferase, translating to MNKIEFVSFSQTTPDDLLPIVNEPALRTHLVDHPLFDSVSIREWMNEKISTDALPGCQVRAVLIDGVLAGWCGIQPDDDGFEIAIVISKAFWGSGIAIFTSMMGWAKALGHQEVMFHLLETRPEYRVLKRKANKVQKTELLGRSFTTYFLSVDKWFAE from the coding sequence ATGAATAAAATTGAGTTTGTAAGTTTCAGCCAGACGACCCCGGATGATCTGCTGCCCATTGTTAATGAGCCTGCCCTGAGAACGCATCTGGTTGACCATCCGTTATTTGATTCTGTCAGTATCAGAGAATGGATGAACGAAAAGATCAGTACAGATGCTTTACCGGGTTGCCAGGTTCGGGCAGTGCTTATAGATGGAGTACTTGCTGGCTGGTGTGGGATTCAGCCGGATGATGACGGTTTTGAAATTGCGATTGTTATTTCCAAAGCATTTTGGGGATCCGGTATAGCAATATTCACTTCTATGATGGGCTGGGCCAAAGCGTTAGGGCATCAGGAAGTGATGTTCCATCTTCTTGAAACCCGCCCTGAATACAGAGTGTTGAAAAGAAAAGCCAATAAAGTCCAAAAAACCGAGCTTTTGGGCCGAAGCTTCACGACTTATTTTCTATCGGTAGATAAGTGGTTTGCAGAGTGA